The following are encoded together in the Phaseolus vulgaris cultivar G19833 chromosome 9, P. vulgaris v2.0, whole genome shotgun sequence genome:
- the LOC137821618 gene encoding F-box protein AFR has translation MVYFEGEKEHKDLIPGLPNEIAELCLLHVPYPYQALSRSVSSTWNRAITHPSFIFSKKTLSHPNLFVLAFHSQTGKLQWQALDPSSARWFLLPQMPSPGDACPQRLACAALPRQGKLFVVNGAETLAYRAATNQWSAAGGPGRRGFVAAEGVEGRIVAVGRGGTGVYDPESDTWREGSGLGGELERYEVVAAGGRVYVTEGWWWPFMFRPRGWVYEVERDTWREMGIGMREGWSGVGVAAGGRVFMIAEYGDSPVKVYDEERDTWRVVGGGRFPREVMKRPFCGTGLDDRIYVACRGLNVAIGSVEVVSGKGKGCGGDVIVTWQVVEAPRAFREFSPCSCQVLYA, from the coding sequence ATGGTTTACTTCGAAGGAGAAAAGGAGCACAAAGACCTTATTCCGGGGTTACCCAACGAAATTGCAGAGCTCTGTCTTCTTCACGTTCCCTATCCCTACCAGGCTCTGTCACGCTCTGTTTCGTCGACGTGGAACAGAGCAATAACGCATCCCTCCTTTATCTTCTCAAAGAAGACCCTCTCCCACCCAAACCTTTTCGTTCTCGCCTTCCATTCCCAAACCGGAAAGCTACAGTGGCAGGCGCTCGATCCTTCTTCGGCGCGCTGGTTCCTTCTGCCGCAAATGCCCTCGCCGGGGGACGCCTGCCCGCAGCGGCTCGCGTGCGCGGCGCTGCCGCGCCAGGGGAAGCTCTTCGTCGTGAACGGCGCGGAGACGCTGGCCTACCGCGCCGCCACGAACCAGTGGTCGGCGGCGGGGGGGCCGGGCAGGAGGGGGTTCGTGGCGGCGGAGGGAGTCGAGGGGAGGATCGTGGCGGTGGGGAGAGGCGGAACGGGCGTGTACGATCCCGAGAGCGACACGTGGCGGGAGGGGAGCGGGTTGGGAGGGGAGCTGGAGAGGTACGAGGTTGTGGCGGCGGGGGGGAGGGTGTACGTGACGGAGGGGTGGTGGTGGCCGTTCATGTTCCGGCCGAGGGGGTGGGTGTACGAGGTGGAGAGGGACACGTGGCGGGAGATGGGCATCGGAATGAGGGAGGGGTGGAGCGGGGTGGGCGTGGCGGCGGGCGGAAGAGTTTTCATGATCGCGGAGTACGGAGACTCGCCGGTGAAGGTGTACGACGAAGAACGCGACACGTGGCGCGTGGTGGGAGGTGGGAGATTCCCGAGGGAAGTTATGAAGCGGCCGTTTTGCGGCACGGGGTTGGACGACCGAATCTACGTGGCGTGTCGTGGTTTGAACGTGGCAATTGGAAGTGTTGAGGTGGTCTCAGGCAAAGGCAAAGGTTGTGGTGGTGACGTTATTGTGACGTGGCAGGTGGTGGAGGCTCCGCGTGCTTTCCGTGAATTCTCACCTTGTAGTTGCCAAGTGCTCTATGCTTGA